The genomic region GTATCCGGTTACGCTCCTCGACGCCAGCGGCCTGAACGCGGCCAATCTCCGCAACCTCGACGTGCTGGTGCTGCCCAATGGCTACAGCTACAGCCGCATCCTCTCCGACCGTACGCTCGGTGACATCAGGGAATGGGTTCGCGGCGGCGGAAAGCTGATTGCGATGGAACGCGCCACCTCCGCCTTTGCCGACAAGGCCGACTTTGGTCTGGCGAAAAAGACCGATAAAGGGAAAGACAGCAAGGAAAAAGGCAAAAAGGACAGCGACCTGATGGACTCCCTGAAAAGCTTCGGCTCGCGGGAGCGAGACGCCGTATCCGACGAAACGCCGGGCAGCATTTTCCGGGTGGACTTGGACAAAACCCACCCGCTGGCCTTCGGCTATACCAACGGCTACTACTCGCTCGTTCAGAACGCCTACGACTACGACCTGCTGAAAGACGGCTGGAACGTCGGCTACCTGCGCAGCAACAACTACGTGTCCGGTTTTGTCGGCAAAAACGCCAGGGAAAAACTGCAGAACACGCCGGTTCACGCCGTCCAGCAAATCGGTCGCGGCAGCGTCATCTACATGATGGACGATCCGCTGTTCCGGGGCTTCTGGTACAACGGCAAACTGCTCTTCGCCAACGCGGTGTTCTTTGTGGGCAACTGATGAATTTTGAATGATTGAATTTTGAATGGTTGAATGGTTGAATTGCTTCGCAGAACTTGGAAATGGCGACGCAATTTAACCATTCAGCCATTCAATCATTCAAAACTCAACTTTCCGGCAGCAGAATCCGGAACGTGGCCCCTTCGTCCGGGCGGCCTTCGGCGGTGATGTAGCCGCCGTGGTTTTCGATTACTTTTTTGACGATGGCCAGCCCGATGCCTGTTCCCTGGTAGGTACTCCGTCCGTGAAGGCGCTGGAAAACTTCGAAAATCCGGTCGGACTGGCCCGGTTCGAAACCGATGCCGTTGTCGGACACTTCGATGAGGTGAAAATAGCGCGAGGCCTCCGCCGAGGGCAGCGTCATTCCGGAATCCCGTCCCCGCACTTTACGGGAAGTCAGACGCAATTCGGGACGGCGGCCGGCTTTGGTGAACTTCAAGGCGTTGCCGAGCAGGTTCTGAAACAGCTGTCGAAGCTGCGAGGCGTCGCCCCGGACCGTCGGCATCGGCTCCCGCTGGACGAGCGCCTGTTTTTCCTCCAGCGCCGCCTCCAGATTTTCAAGCACTTCGTGGATGACCCCATTCAGGTCCACCGTGCTGCGGCTGTCCTGGATGGTGGTGATTCGGGAATACGCCAGCACGTCGCGGACGAGCCGCTGCATCCGGGAAGCGGCCGACTGCATGCGCCGGATGATATCGGTCCCTCCTTCCCCGATTTTGGAGCCGTACTGCGATTCCAGAATACTGCCGAACGAAATGATTTTGCGGAGCGGCTCCTGCAGGTCGTGGGAAGCGACGTAGGCAAATTGCTCCAGATTCTTGTTCGAGCGCTGCAAATCGGTCACCGAGGATTCCAGCTGCTGCTGAAGCTTGCGGATGGGTGTAAAATCGACGAACGTAACGAGAATTTCCTCCTCCATCCGGGTCGCCATGATATCCAGCCAGACGATCACCCCGTCGCCCTCAAATTCGTAGGCAAACCGCCGGGGTTCGCCGGTCTGGTAGACCAACCGGAAAACCTGAAAAGGTTCGTCCGCAATGGGAAATTTCTCCCTCAGTCTGCTCCCTTTAAGTACCTCGGGCGTCATGCCTACAAACTGGGCCATCATCTGGTTGACCAGCCGAAACCGAAAATCGATCACTTCGCCGGTATCCGGGGCTTTTACCGGACTCAGCAGAAAAATGCCTGTCTGCGAGGTATCAACGATGGTTTGTAGTTCGGCCGCCTGCCGTTCGACCAGCGAATTGGCGCGGCGGATAGCGGTGATGTCCGTGAAGGTCAGCACAAACCCATCGCCAAATTTCTGCGTGGAGATATCAAACCAGCTATCCAGTCCATCCACGTTGTAGTGTACTTCCTGGTGGCCGGGTTCACCCGTTTCGGTGGTGTGAACGTATAAACTGAACAAACCGATCTGGACATTTCCGGGATAAAGGGTATTCAGCAGATTACCCCGCAGTTTTTCGGCCGGCTGGTTTAGGATTCGTTCGGCGGCCTTATTCACCGTCACGTACCGGAAGTCAACGATCTTTCCTTCCCCGTCCCGGACCGCCTCCAGGGCCAGCACACCGCTGTTGGAGCTGTTGAGAATGCCATTCAGCAGGGACCGCTGCCTTTCATTTTCCAGCGCGGCCCGCTTGCCCCGCGTGATGTCGTTGAAGGTAATGACAAACCCGTCGCCGAGCTTGACCACCGACATTTCGT from Tellurirhabdus rosea harbors:
- a CDS encoding ATP-binding protein translates to MPAQSATGTLLTQLIDALPDSVLYLEAIRNEEQELVDLRFSYSNEKGREVMKAVFGTEPGERLLGQQTENREAVAPVFEQYAAVLHTGESQSFDLLSARLGKLVNVTRSRLADGILVVVQDREVVPPEETAPVTLGLTDLLGGILEASLSGIITYQSVRDHDRSIADFTFVRFNSAARRMLNLSDEVVGKPMLDELPGVKEAGLFDRFIRVVETGMPDRFETPFPGGDGELLWYEMSVVKLGDGFVITFNDITRGKRAALENERQRSLLNGILNSSNSGVLALEAVRDGEGKIVDFRYVTVNKAAERILNQPAEKLRGNLLNTLYPGNVQIGLFSLYVHTTETGEPGHQEVHYNVDGLDSWFDISTQKFGDGFVLTFTDITAIRRANSLVERQAAELQTIVDTSQTGIFLLSPVKAPDTGEVIDFRFRLVNQMMAQFVGMTPEVLKGSRLREKFPIADEPFQVFRLVYQTGEPRRFAYEFEGDGVIVWLDIMATRMEEEILVTFVDFTPIRKLQQQLESSVTDLQRSNKNLEQFAYVASHDLQEPLRKIISFGSILESQYGSKIGEGGTDIIRRMQSAASRMQRLVRDVLAYSRITTIQDSRSTVDLNGVIHEVLENLEAALEEKQALVQREPMPTVRGDASQLRQLFQNLLGNALKFTKAGRRPELRLTSRKVRGRDSGMTLPSAEASRYFHLIEVSDNGIGFEPGQSDRIFEVFQRLHGRSTYQGTGIGLAIVKKVIENHGGYITAEGRPDEGATFRILLPES